A region from the Flavobacteriales bacterium genome encodes:
- a CDS encoding F420-dependent NADP oxidoreductase — MNRIKTVSFLGSGNVATNLAKAFYKKGIVVEYIYSNTLENATLLAQKINAKPINQLEEMTFDSDLIVVALKDDIIVDVLKRTDNISGLIVHTSGSFDTANLESFSKRYGCIYPFQTFRKEIETKLEEIHFFIEANTNEDQEVIKTTAKLFSEQVVEMTSSERKSLHIAGVGLNNFTHYLLSITKHYCEESNLKPEYLTNLLMQTVNNSFYVDGALNMQTGPARRGDVAIIKEHIDQLENSPKYQRIYKTFSQLILDEFHENQFKL; from the coding sequence ATGAATAGAATAAAAACTGTTTCTTTTTTAGGGTCTGGGAACGTAGCAACAAATCTTGCGAAAGCCTTTTATAAAAAGGGAATTGTTGTTGAGTATATCTATAGTAATACCCTTGAAAACGCTACTTTATTGGCACAAAAAATTAATGCCAAGCCTATCAATCAGTTAGAAGAGATGACTTTTGATAGTGATTTAATAGTTGTTGCATTAAAAGATGATATTATTGTGGATGTTTTGAAAAGAACTGATAATATTTCAGGGTTAATTGTACATACTTCAGGTAGTTTTGATACTGCTAATCTGGAATCATTTTCTAAGCGATACGGATGCATATATCCATTTCAAACATTTCGAAAAGAAATAGAAACGAAACTAGAAGAAATTCATTTTTTTATTGAAGCAAATACTAACGAAGATCAAGAAGTAATAAAAACGACTGCTAAGTTATTTTCAGAACAAGTTGTCGAAATGACTTCTAGTGAACGTAAGTCGTTGCACATTGCTGGAGTTGGTTTGAACAATTTTACACATTACTTATTGAGTATTACTAAACATTATTGCGAAGAAAGTAATCTAAAACCTGAGTACCTAACAAATTTATTGATGCAGACTGTCAATAATTCTTTTTATGTAGATGGGGCTTTAAATATGCAAACAGGGCCGGCAAGAAGGGGAGATGTTGCTATTATTAAAGAACATATTGACCAATTGGAAAACTCTCCTAAGTACCAAAGAATATATAAAACATTTTCACAATTAATTTTAGACGAATTTCATGAAAACCAATTCAAACTATAA
- a CDS encoding HAD hydrolase family protein — MKTNSNYKERLAAITTFVFDVDGVFTNGEIFFREQGETVRALNAKDGYAITAALEKGFQIAVITRGDSDVVKELFEKIGVARVFLNVMNKGKVFSEFLKEENLSRDEVLYMGDDIPDFECLQLAGIGTCPRDAVKELRLIADYVSTFKGGKGAVRDVIEQTMRVQGKWFVPQI, encoded by the coding sequence ATGAAAACCAATTCAAACTATAAAGAACGTTTAGCTGCAATCACCACATTTGTTTTTGATGTTGATGGGGTATTTACAAATGGAGAAATATTTTTTAGAGAGCAAGGAGAAACGGTTCGTGCATTGAACGCAAAAGATGGTTATGCCATAACTGCTGCATTAGAAAAAGGGTTTCAGATAGCTGTCATTACACGTGGTGACTCAGATGTTGTAAAGGAGCTGTTTGAAAAGATTGGAGTAGCGCGTGTTTTTCTAAATGTGATGAATAAAGGAAAGGTTTTTTCTGAGTTTTTAAAGGAGGAAAACTTATCAAGAGATGAGGTCTTGTATATGGGAGATGATATCCCAGATTTTGAATGTCTTCAATTGGCAGGGATAGGAACATGTCCAAGAGATGCAGTAAAAGAATTGCGATTGATTGCTGATTATGTCTCAACTTTTAAAGGGGGAAAAGGAGCAGTACGTGATGTTATAGAACAAACAATGCGTGTACAAGGCAAATGGTTTGTTCCGCAAATATAA